From Acinetobacter lwoffii, a single genomic window includes:
- the rpsU gene encoding 30S ribosomal protein S21 → MPQVKLKEGEPVDVAIRRFKRSCEKAGVLADVRKREFYEKPTQERKRKKAAAVKRYQKKLARESVRTTRLY, encoded by the coding sequence ATGCCACAAGTTAAATTGAAAGAAGGCGAACCAGTAGACGTAGCTATCCGTCGTTTCAAACGTTCATGCGAAAAAGCGGGTGTTCTTGCTGACGTACGTAAGCGTGAATTCTACGAGAAACCAACTCAAGAACGTAAGCGCAAAAAAGCTGCTGCTGTTAAACGCTACCAAAAGAAATTGGCGCGTGAATCAGTACGTACAACTCGCCTTTACTAA